Proteins encoded in a region of the Lentimicrobiaceae bacterium genome:
- a CDS encoding NAD(P)H-dependent oxidoreductase subunit E: MAKIKLNNTKVEQIKAICKEHNNDKGELINVLHKTQGLFGYLPAEVQELIAEELNISVAHVYGVVSFYSFFTMVPKGEHPISICMGTACYVRGAEKVLDEFKRILNLQVGETTPDGKFSLSCLRCVGACGLAPVVMVGEKVYGRISPDGVRDIIDEYRSKE; this comes from the coding sequence ATGGCAAAAATAAAATTAAATAATACAAAAGTTGAACAAATTAAAGCAATTTGTAAAGAACACAACAACGATAAAGGTGAACTCATAAACGTGTTGCACAAAACACAAGGATTATTCGGTTACTTACCGGCTGAAGTTCAGGAACTAATTGCCGAAGAATTAAATATTTCGGTAGCTCACGTTTACGGTGTAGTATCCTTTTATTCATTTTTCACTATGGTTCCAAAAGGCGAACATCCTATTAGCATTTGCATGGGAACAGCTTGCTACGTCCGTGGTGCAGAAAAAGTGTTAGACGAATTCAAACGCATTTTAAATCTTCAAGTTGGTGAAACTACTCCCGACGGAAAGTTTTCGCTAAGTTGCTTGAGATGCGTAGGTGCATGCGGTTTAGCTCCTGTTGTTATGGTTGGCGAAAAAGTTTACGGACGTATCTCGCCCGACGGAGTTAGAGACATTATTGAT